The genomic DNA CCCAAGTCCGGTTATTTTTGAATTATACATAGTGTATATTTTATTTGCTTTTGTTTGTAAAAGCAAAAATAGTGAATTTTCTTTTCATTGATATTCTGTCTAAAATGTTCCTTTTCTGTCATCTTGTCACAATAGCCTGTTTGGTATTTTTTTTGACTATTAGATATCACAAATAATAAATTAAACAAAACAGACATAAAATGGCAAAAGGAAATATTAATGTATCGGTAGAAAATATTTTTCCACTGATTAAAAAATTCTTATATTCAGATCACGAAATCTTTTTACGTGAATTAATTTCTAACGGAACAGATGCAACTTCTAAGTTAAAGCACTTAATTGCTATTGGTGAAGCTAAAACTGAATTAGGTGATGCTAAGATTGAAGTAAGCATCGATAAAGAAGCGAAGACAATTACCATTAAAGATCAAGGTTTAGGAATGACTGCAGATGAGGTTGAGAAATACATCAACCAAATTGCATTTTCTGGCGCTGAAGAATTTTTAGATAAATATAAAGACAACGAAGCAGGAATTATTGGGCATTTTGGTCTTGGTTTTTACTCTGCTTTTATGGTTGCAGAAAAAGTAGAATTAATTACAAAGTCTTTTAAAGATGCACCAGCTGCACATTGGACGTGTGATGGTTCTCCTGAATTTACTTTAGTAGAACACGATAAGTCTGATAGAGGAACTGAAATTATCTTGCACATTGCAGCAGATTCTTTAGATTTCTTAGAAGAAAGTAAAATTGGTGGTTTATTAAACAAATACAACCGTTTTAACCAAGTACCAATTAAATTTGGAACAGAAGAAATTAACGATCCTGAGTTTACGCCAGCAACTACAAAAGATGCAGAAGGTAAAGAGACTACAGAAGCACACAAACAAATTACGGTTGATAATATCATAAACAACACAGCACCTGCTTGGACTAAAATGCCTACAGATTTAACTGAAAAAGATTATGAAGATTTCTACAGAGAATTGTATCCAATGCAATTTGAAGAGTCTTTATTTCACATTCACTTAAATGTTGATTATCCTTTTAACTTAACAGGAATTTTATTCTTCCCGAAGTTAAGTCCGTCAATGGATATGCAAAAGGACAAGATTCAATTGTACCAAAATCAGGTTTTTGTAACCGATAATGTAGAAGGAATTGTTCCTGACTTTTTACAAATGTTAAAAGGTGTGATTGATTCTCCAGACATTCCTTTAAATGTTTCTCGTTCTGGTTTACAAGCAGACGGAGCTGTAAAGAAAATATCTGGTTACATTACTAAGAAAGTAGGTGATAAATTAGCTTCTCTATTCAAAAAAGACAGAGCAGATTTTGAAACAAAATGGAACGATATTAAAGTAATTATTGAATACGGAATGTTGTCTGAAGATAAATTCTTTGACAAGGCACAGAAATTTGCATTGTACCCAACAGTAGCAGACACGTATTTTACATTTGATGAATTAATTGAAAAAACAAAAGGTTCTCAGACCGATAAGGATGGAAATCATGTTATTTTATATACTTCAAATAAAGAAGCACAACACAGTTACATTCAAGATATAACTGCCAAAGGATATGAAATTTTAGTTTTAGACTCTCCAATTATTTCGCATTTAATGCAGAAGTTAGAAGGTGCTGGCGAAAAAGTAAAATTTACAAGAGTAGATTCTGATCATGTAGATAATTTAATTAAGAAAGACGAGAACGTAATTTCTAAATTATCTGAAGAAGAAATAACAACTTTAA from Polaribacter sp. ALD11 includes the following:
- the htpG gene encoding molecular chaperone HtpG, translating into MAKGNINVSVENIFPLIKKFLYSDHEIFLRELISNGTDATSKLKHLIAIGEAKTELGDAKIEVSIDKEAKTITIKDQGLGMTADEVEKYINQIAFSGAEEFLDKYKDNEAGIIGHFGLGFYSAFMVAEKVELITKSFKDAPAAHWTCDGSPEFTLVEHDKSDRGTEIILHIAADSLDFLEESKIGGLLNKYNRFNQVPIKFGTEEINDPEFTPATTKDAEGKETTEAHKQITVDNIINNTAPAWTKMPTDLTEKDYEDFYRELYPMQFEESLFHIHLNVDYPFNLTGILFFPKLSPSMDMQKDKIQLYQNQVFVTDNVEGIVPDFLQMLKGVIDSPDIPLNVSRSGLQADGAVKKISGYITKKVGDKLASLFKKDRADFETKWNDIKVIIEYGMLSEDKFFDKAQKFALYPTVADTYFTFDELIEKTKGSQTDKDGNHVILYTSNKEAQHSYIQDITAKGYEILVLDSPIISHLMQKLEGAGEKVKFTRVDSDHVDNLIKKDENVISKLSEEEITTLKPIIEGAVNSKSYTVQLEAMDSASSPFIITVPEFMRRMKEMQASGGGGGMMGMGNFPDMYNLVVNTNSPLVSEILNNKDEAAQKHLISQAFDLAKLSQNLLHGEELTKFIKRSYELIK